The following are from one region of the Actinoplanes sp. L3-i22 genome:
- a CDS encoding sugar ABC transporter ATP-binding protein: protein MAENPRLRLTGIAKRFGAVRAIHQADLTISGGKVHALVGENGAGKSTMIKIVSGAETADTGTIEFDGEPVRIANTTDAIALGIATVYQEPQLFAELTVAENIFLGRELRQPLLKRVNWAAQNERVVELLERLGLPARYATATVGTLSVAEQQQVSIAKALATEARVLILDEPSAILTDAEIEVLFGVVRRLTAEGVAVIYISHRLDELFRIADEVTVMRDGRTIGTYGINDLTVRGIAELMVGGILSDERPHRTVPDGPPVLELRGLGRAGRFHDVDVAVRKGEIVALYGLVGSGVSEIAACVYGIDRATTGDLRLHGKAADPRSPREAQRLGIALLPANRKVEGMFAVQSIAFNISAAHLRLLSRFGVFLDRGRERTVATELIRRLSVKTPSERQPISAMSGGNAQKVVLARQLVERPEVLILAEPTQGVDVGAKEEIHRIITELAESGTAVLVVTSDLPEALRIADRIQVVRGGTTTASFGPDASQVDLLAAAAGGDE, encoded by the coding sequence ATGGCCGAGAACCCCCGGCTCCGGCTGACCGGGATCGCGAAGCGGTTCGGCGCGGTGCGCGCGATTCACCAGGCGGACCTGACCATCAGCGGTGGGAAGGTGCACGCGCTGGTCGGCGAGAACGGCGCCGGCAAGTCGACGATGATCAAGATCGTGTCGGGGGCGGAGACCGCCGACACGGGGACGATCGAGTTCGACGGCGAGCCGGTGCGGATCGCGAACACCACGGACGCGATCGCGCTCGGGATCGCCACGGTCTACCAGGAGCCGCAGCTCTTCGCCGAGCTCACGGTCGCGGAGAACATCTTCCTCGGCCGGGAGCTGCGGCAGCCTCTTCTGAAAAGGGTCAACTGGGCGGCGCAGAACGAGCGGGTGGTCGAGCTGCTGGAGCGGCTCGGCCTCCCGGCCCGCTACGCCACCGCGACGGTCGGCACGCTCTCGGTCGCCGAGCAGCAGCAGGTCTCGATCGCCAAGGCGCTGGCCACCGAGGCCCGGGTGCTGATCCTGGACGAGCCGTCGGCGATCCTCACCGACGCCGAGATCGAGGTGCTCTTCGGCGTGGTCCGGCGCCTGACCGCCGAGGGCGTCGCGGTCATCTACATCTCGCATCGACTCGACGAGCTGTTCCGGATCGCCGACGAGGTCACGGTGATGCGGGACGGAAGGACCATCGGGACGTACGGAATCAATGATCTGACCGTGCGCGGGATCGCCGAGCTGATGGTCGGCGGCATCCTCTCGGACGAGCGCCCGCACCGCACGGTCCCGGACGGCCCGCCGGTCCTGGAGCTCCGCGGTCTCGGCCGGGCCGGCCGGTTCCACGACGTCGACGTCGCGGTCCGGAAGGGCGAGATCGTCGCCCTCTACGGCCTGGTCGGCTCGGGCGTCTCGGAGATCGCGGCCTGTGTCTACGGCATCGACCGGGCCACCACCGGGGACCTGCGGCTGCACGGGAAGGCGGCCGATCCGCGCTCGCCCCGCGAGGCCCAGCGGCTCGGCATCGCGCTGCTCCCGGCGAACCGCAAGGTCGAGGGCATGTTCGCGGTCCAGTCGATCGCGTTCAACATCTCCGCCGCGCACCTGAGGCTGCTGTCCCGGTTCGGCGTGTTCCTGGACCGTGGCCGGGAGCGGACCGTCGCCACCGAGCTGATCCGGCGGCTGTCGGTGAAGACGCCCAGTGAGCGTCAGCCGATCAGCGCGATGTCCGGCGGCAACGCGCAGAAGGTGGTGCTCGCCCGGCAGCTGGTCGAGCGGCCCGAGGTGCTGATCCTGGCCGAGCCGACCCAGGGCGTGGACGTCGGCGCCAAGGAGGAGATCCACCGGATCATCACCGAGCTGGCCGAGAGCGGGACCGCGGTGCTGGTGGTCACCTCGGACCTGCCGGAGGCGCTGCGGATCGCGGACCGGATCCAGGTGGTCCGGGGCGGGACGACGACCGCGTCGTTCGGCCCGGACGCCAGTCAGGTGGACCTGCTGGCGGCGGCCGCGGGCGGGGACGAGTGA
- a CDS encoding autoinducer 2 ABC transporter substrate-binding protein, whose product MRSRLALAIAITTTAALAVSGCTKKNDNDTASGTSSGGTKTYKVAFVPKLQGVPYFEAMNAGGKAAAAALGNVEWLYQGPTQADAAAQADIVRSYIQQKVDTLIVAPNDPDSMAPLLQQAKDAGIHVATADTDAPNSVREVFVNQATAEGIGQGLTDSLLKAMGGKGKYAIVSCGQTAENLNSWIKVQQEYTKTKYPDASIVDVVYAGEDQAKATQMATDLMNAHPDLTGLVGECTSSAPGVAQAVKDAGKIGKVFTVGLGTPQAMKPYLTDKSSTAAILWDVQNLGYLTAWAGAQIAEGKPLQASNNVSDKLPAVAYDASSKMLLLGPALAITDQNVDQFNY is encoded by the coding sequence ATGCGTTCCCGGCTGGCCCTTGCTATCGCGATCACCACCACCGCCGCCCTGGCGGTCTCCGGTTGCACGAAGAAGAACGACAACGACACCGCGAGCGGCACCAGCAGCGGCGGCACGAAGACGTACAAAGTCGCCTTTGTCCCGAAGCTTCAAGGTGTCCCCTATTTCGAGGCGATGAACGCGGGCGGTAAGGCCGCCGCGGCCGCGCTCGGCAACGTCGAGTGGCTCTACCAGGGTCCGACGCAGGCCGACGCCGCGGCGCAGGCGGACATCGTCCGGTCCTACATCCAGCAGAAGGTCGACACGCTGATCGTCGCCCCGAACGATCCGGATTCGATGGCCCCGCTGTTGCAGCAGGCCAAGGACGCCGGGATCCACGTGGCGACGGCCGACACCGACGCGCCGAACAGCGTCCGCGAGGTCTTCGTCAACCAGGCCACCGCCGAGGGCATCGGCCAGGGGCTGACCGACTCGCTGCTCAAGGCGATGGGCGGCAAGGGGAAGTACGCGATCGTCTCCTGCGGCCAGACCGCCGAGAACCTGAACTCGTGGATCAAGGTGCAGCAGGAGTACACCAAGACCAAGTACCCGGACGCCAGCATCGTGGACGTCGTCTACGCCGGTGAGGACCAGGCGAAGGCCACCCAGATGGCGACCGACCTGATGAACGCCCACCCGGACCTGACCGGTCTGGTCGGCGAGTGCACCTCGTCCGCGCCCGGTGTCGCGCAGGCCGTGAAGGACGCCGGCAAGATCGGCAAGGTCTTCACCGTCGGGCTGGGCACGCCGCAGGCGATGAAGCCGTACCTGACCGACAAGTCGTCGACCGCCGCGATCCTCTGGGACGTGCAGAACCTGGGCTACCTGACCGCGTGGGCCGGTGCGCAGATCGCCGAGGGCAAGCCGCTGCAGGCGAGCAACAACGTCAGCGACAAGCTGCCGGCCGTCGCGTACGACGCGTCGAGCAAGATGCTGCTGCTCGGCCCGGCGCTGGCGATCACCGACCAGAACGTCGACCAGTTCAACTACTGA
- a CDS encoding phage holin family protein, translating into MAHIDARSEQASTAELVYRLSEQVTTLVRDELTLARMEMMEKGRKAGKGAGLLGASGVMATYGLGALLVTAGAALALVIPVWAAALTVTVVLFAAAGAAAVIGKNQVKQAVPPAPEEAVASGRKDVDTFLAAARSGRNS; encoded by the coding sequence ATGGCGCACATCGACGCGCGAAGCGAGCAGGCGTCTACCGCGGAACTGGTCTACCGGCTCAGTGAGCAGGTCACGACGCTGGTGCGGGACGAGCTGACGCTCGCCCGCATGGAGATGATGGAGAAGGGCAGAAAAGCCGGGAAGGGCGCCGGGTTGCTGGGCGCCTCCGGGGTCATGGCGACGTACGGCCTGGGCGCGCTCCTCGTCACCGCCGGCGCCGCGCTGGCGCTGGTCATCCCGGTGTGGGCGGCGGCGCTGACGGTCACGGTGGTGCTCTTCGCCGCCGCCGGGGCCGCCGCGGTGATCGGCAAGAACCAGGTCAAGCAGGCCGTGCCGCCGGCCCCCGAGGAAGCCGTGGCCAGCGGCCGCAAGGACGTGGACACGTTCCTGGCCGCGGCCCGTTCCGGGAGGAACTCGTGA
- a CDS encoding inositol monophosphatase family protein yields the protein MDHEIAIAAALSAAEVIRERYGHTLDRVDKGGGDFATAADLAAEQAIRDVLRAAVPDDAVTGEEQGASGPAGARRRWLVDPLCGTLNYAVRTPLVAVNVALRDGARVRVAASADPFSGETYWTDGEVARVRRADGTDAPLVPSGGSGLVDVNLDPPFPVEPALVIAAPGFRDRFRPRVMSTTLALLWVADGRRAAYLTFGDVRGSVHFAAGIAVCAAAGCVVSGTDGAPWESGSGLLVGADAETHAALLDLIRSGARPEHPTSS from the coding sequence ATGGACCACGAGATCGCGATCGCGGCGGCGCTGTCGGCCGCCGAGGTCATCCGGGAGCGGTACGGACACACCCTCGACCGGGTGGACAAGGGTGGCGGCGACTTCGCCACCGCGGCGGACCTCGCCGCTGAGCAGGCCATTCGTGACGTGTTGCGGGCCGCTGTCCCGGACGATGCGGTCACCGGCGAGGAGCAGGGCGCGTCCGGGCCGGCCGGGGCGCGGCGCCGCTGGCTGGTGGATCCGCTGTGCGGGACGCTCAACTACGCCGTGCGGACGCCACTGGTCGCGGTGAATGTCGCTTTGCGTGACGGGGCACGGGTGCGCGTGGCGGCCTCGGCGGACCCGTTCAGCGGGGAGACATATTGGACGGACGGGGAGGTCGCACGGGTTCGCCGGGCGGACGGGACCGATGCGCCGCTGGTGCCGTCGGGCGGTTCCGGGCTGGTCGACGTGAACCTTGACCCGCCGTTCCCGGTGGAGCCGGCGCTGGTGATCGCGGCGCCCGGCTTCCGGGATCGGTTCCGGCCGCGGGTGATGTCGACGACCCTGGCGCTGCTGTGGGTTGCGGACGGGCGGCGGGCGGCCTATCTGACATTTGGGGATGTGCGCGGGAGTGTGCACTTCGCGGCGGGGATCGCGGTGTGCGCGGCGGCCGGGTGCGTGGTTTCGGGGACGGACGGGGCGCCGTGGGAGAGCGGGTCCGGGCTGCTCGTGGGGGCGGATGCGGAGACGCATGCCGCGCTGCTGGACCTGATCAGGTCGGGTGCCCGTCCCGAGCACCCGACCTCGTCGTGA
- a CDS encoding serine/threonine-protein kinase, translated as MPDAPTLLAGRYRLGDELGRGGMGRVWLADDETLEREVAVKQIDLPEELAQGDAAVRRSMREARAAARLSHPNVVQVYDVLSLDDHTWIVMEYVPSRSLRQVITEDGPLDAYRVARIGLDLLAALQAAHRAGVQHRDVKPANVLLADDGRVLLTDFGIAALDDDSLTSRSDVLVGSPLYMAPERARFGTSGPAADMWGLGATLYAAVEGHSPFQRSSTMATLAALATEEPDPPRHAGALTALLDGLLRKDPAERMIAEDAERLLREAVATLENQPAVPRQRTPVDDDIRASAPVVPREKRRSRKPIALLAAGVVLIAGLAVWVATRSSSKPTASADTGTSQPAATVTTPPSTAPTSAATSAKPSSSPSASASGGRIALPAGFVDYKDKTGFSVYVPTGWTTSKEGTIRYWRDGKGHVLGIDQTGKPRSNPVADWRSQRDTRVKGGDFPKYHEVKLASVDYFVKAADWEFTFSKGGTQHVNNRGVVTSDHQAYGFWFQTPDADWSKYRKDTLQVVFDSFIPNP; from the coding sequence ATGCCTGACGCACCCACCCTGCTGGCCGGCCGTTACCGGCTCGGCGACGAGCTCGGCCGCGGCGGGATGGGCCGGGTGTGGCTGGCCGACGACGAGACGCTGGAGCGCGAGGTCGCGGTCAAGCAGATCGATCTGCCGGAGGAGCTGGCCCAGGGCGACGCGGCCGTGCGGCGGTCGATGCGGGAGGCGCGGGCCGCGGCCCGCCTGAGTCACCCCAACGTCGTTCAGGTGTACGACGTCCTCTCGCTCGACGACCACACCTGGATCGTCATGGAGTACGTGCCGTCCCGCTCCCTGCGTCAGGTGATCACCGAGGACGGCCCGCTCGACGCGTACCGGGTGGCCCGGATCGGTCTGGATCTGCTCGCCGCCCTGCAGGCCGCGCACCGCGCCGGCGTCCAGCACCGGGACGTGAAGCCGGCGAACGTGCTGCTCGCCGACGACGGCCGGGTGCTGCTCACCGATTTCGGCATCGCCGCGCTCGACGACGACAGCCTGACCAGCCGGTCGGACGTGCTGGTCGGCTCGCCGCTGTACATGGCGCCGGAGCGGGCCCGGTTCGGCACCAGCGGCCCGGCGGCCGACATGTGGGGGCTGGGCGCGACGCTGTACGCGGCGGTCGAGGGCCATTCGCCGTTCCAGCGGTCGTCGACGATGGCGACGCTGGCCGCGCTCGCCACCGAGGAACCGGATCCGCCGCGGCACGCGGGCGCGCTGACCGCGCTGCTCGACGGCCTGCTCCGCAAGGATCCGGCGGAGCGGATGATCGCCGAGGACGCCGAGCGCCTGCTGCGCGAGGCGGTGGCCACGCTGGAGAACCAGCCGGCGGTGCCGCGGCAGCGAACTCCGGTCGATGATGACATCCGGGCGTCGGCTCCGGTCGTACCCAGGGAAAAACGCCGCAGCCGCAAGCCGATCGCCCTGCTTGCCGCCGGCGTGGTGTTGATCGCCGGGCTGGCGGTCTGGGTGGCCACGCGCTCGTCGTCGAAGCCGACCGCGAGTGCGGACACCGGGACGTCGCAGCCGGCCGCGACCGTGACCACGCCACCCAGCACGGCCCCGACCAGCGCCGCGACCAGTGCGAAGCCCTCGTCGTCGCCGAGCGCGAGCGCCTCGGGCGGCCGGATCGCGCTGCCCGCCGGATTCGTCGACTACAAGGACAAGACCGGGTTCTCGGTGTACGTGCCGACCGGCTGGACGACGTCGAAAGAGGGGACGATCCGCTACTGGCGGGACGGCAAGGGTCACGTCCTGGGCATCGACCAGACCGGCAAGCCCCGATCAAATCCGGTCGCGGATTGGCGGTCGCAGCGCGACACCCGGGTCAAGGGCGGCGACTTCCCGAAGTATCACGAGGTAAAGCTCGCGTCCGTCGACTACTTCGTGAAGGCCGCGGACTGGGAGTTCACCTTCAGCAAGGGCGGCACCCAGCACGTCAACAACCGCGGCGTGGTCACGTCGGACCACCAGGCCTACGGCTTCTGGTTCCAGACCCCGGACGCGGACTGGTCGAAGTACCGCAAAGACACCCTCCAGGTCGTCTTCGACAGCTTCATCCCCAACCCCTGA
- a CDS encoding Uma2 family endonuclease, producing the protein MSQVSLDDHEGPWSEDDYFALGETHQRIELIDGSLWASPAPNRPHQDLSSYIWSALNPAARAVGLRARQAINLRLITGRVVIPDVVVDAGPRLGVAGEAADTVLVCEITSPSNAATDRLQKRSFYAEAGIPWYLLVEPNFADYESVTLRLLRLDGKAYVEHAVAKTGETLTSDLPFPISIDTEELLDF; encoded by the coding sequence ATGAGCCAGGTCTCACTCGACGATCACGAAGGCCCCTGGAGCGAAGACGACTACTTCGCGCTCGGCGAAACCCACCAGCGCATCGAGTTGATCGACGGGAGCCTTTGGGCGAGTCCGGCACCAAACCGACCGCACCAGGACCTTTCCAGCTACATCTGGTCAGCGTTAAATCCTGCCGCTCGCGCTGTCGGACTTCGAGCGCGTCAAGCAATCAATCTTCGGCTGATCACCGGCCGGGTCGTCATCCCTGATGTGGTTGTGGACGCAGGGCCTCGTCTCGGCGTCGCCGGCGAGGCCGCCGATACGGTCCTCGTCTGTGAGATCACTTCCCCCAGCAACGCAGCCACCGATCGCCTTCAGAAAAGGTCGTTCTACGCGGAGGCGGGAATTCCGTGGTACCTGCTCGTCGAGCCGAACTTCGCTGACTACGAGTCGGTGACGCTTCGTCTCCTGCGGCTCGACGGCAAGGCATATGTCGAGCATGCCGTCGCGAAGACCGGCGAGACGCTCACCTCTGACCTGCCGTTCCCGATCTCGATCGACACCGAAGAACTGCTCGACTTCTGA
- a CDS encoding aminotransferase class I/II-fold pyridoxal phosphate-dependent enzyme codes for MFEALQERMSDPSARGLAEALSRAVGDGAIEGGAKLPPVRRIAAELRLSPSTVNAAWQLLRRAGTIRTDGRRGTVVATPGAGGPGRYRAALRRTSGFGLDLSTGVPDPLLLPPIPALHGLSPTPTSYLDEPVLPSLAGLLRERWPYPAERLAVFDGAMDAIDQVASALLRLGDLAVVENPCFPPLLDLLEALGVPVVGVRTDAEGMLPDQLAAALRRRPTVVFLQPRALNPTGASWSPTRAAALAAVLQDFPEVYVVEDDSAGDLAAGPACSLGAYLPRQTIHVRSFSKSHGPDLRLAAVTGPATVLDPVLERRLLGQGWTSRLLQRLLFSLLTDPPSVAAVAAAREEYARRRRLITDGLRSAGVDLPDGEGINIWLPVHDEQAALLSLASAGIGAAAGTAFTVGPGTPHLRITVGLVTADHAEVAAHLARAARTQTPSIPR; via the coding sequence ATGTTCGAAGCCCTGCAGGAACGGATGAGCGATCCCAGCGCCCGCGGGCTGGCCGAGGCGCTCAGCCGGGCGGTCGGCGACGGCGCGATCGAGGGCGGCGCCAAACTCCCCCCGGTCCGCCGGATCGCCGCCGAGCTGCGCCTGTCCCCGAGCACCGTCAACGCAGCGTGGCAGCTCCTGCGCCGGGCCGGCACCATCCGGACGGACGGACGCCGCGGCACGGTCGTCGCCACCCCCGGCGCCGGCGGGCCCGGGCGCTACCGGGCCGCCCTGCGCCGGACCAGCGGATTCGGCCTCGACCTGTCGACCGGGGTGCCCGATCCGCTGCTGCTGCCGCCGATCCCCGCGCTGCACGGCCTCTCCCCCACGCCGACCAGCTACCTGGACGAGCCGGTGCTGCCCTCGCTGGCCGGGCTGCTGCGCGAGCGGTGGCCGTACCCCGCCGAGCGGCTGGCCGTCTTCGACGGGGCGATGGACGCGATCGACCAGGTGGCGTCGGCGCTGCTGCGGCTCGGCGACCTCGCGGTGGTCGAGAACCCGTGCTTCCCGCCGCTGCTGGACCTGCTCGAGGCGCTCGGCGTGCCGGTCGTCGGCGTCCGGACCGACGCCGAGGGCATGCTCCCCGACCAGCTCGCGGCCGCGCTGCGCCGCCGGCCCACCGTGGTCTTCCTCCAGCCGCGCGCGCTCAACCCGACAGGTGCGTCGTGGTCACCCACCCGGGCCGCGGCACTCGCCGCCGTGCTCCAGGACTTCCCTGAGGTGTACGTCGTGGAGGACGACTCCGCCGGCGACCTCGCGGCCGGGCCGGCCTGTTCGCTCGGCGCGTACCTGCCCCGGCAGACCATCCACGTGCGCAGCTTCTCCAAGTCGCACGGGCCGGACCTGCGCCTCGCCGCGGTGACCGGGCCGGCCACCGTCCTCGACCCGGTCCTGGAACGGCGCCTGCTCGGCCAGGGCTGGACCAGCCGGCTGCTGCAACGGTTGCTGTTCTCACTGCTCACCGACCCGCCGTCGGTGGCCGCGGTGGCCGCGGCGCGGGAGGAGTACGCGCGCCGCCGCCGGCTGATCACCGACGGGCTGCGGTCGGCCGGCGTCGACCTGCCGGACGGTGAGGGGATCAACATCTGGCTGCCGGTGCACGACGAGCAGGCCGCGCTGCTGAGCCTGGCCAGCGCGGGGATCGGGGCGGCGGCGGGGACGGCGTTCACGGTCGGCCCGGGCACGCCGCACCTGCGGATCACGGTCGGCCTGGTCACGGCGGATCACGCCGAGGTCGCCGCCCACCTGGCCCGCGCCGCCCGGACCCAGACCCCCTCGATCCCCCGCTGA
- a CDS encoding CoA-acylating methylmalonate-semialdehyde dehydrogenase, with protein MTHIAHWIGGAERPGTSGRFGPVFNPATGEQTAEVDLASAAEVAEAVAIAKEAAKAWRSASLSKRSAVLFKFRELLAGRTGELAAIITAEHGKVLADAAGEIARGLENVEFATGIPHLMKGSFSEQAATGVDVYSIRQPLGVVAGITPFNFPAMVPLWMCATAIAAGNSFVLKPSEKDPSASLWLARLWAEAGLPEGVFSVVNGDKEAVDALLTHPDIAAVSFVGSTPIAKYIYETGTAHGKRVQALGGAKNHMIVLPDAELDAAADAAISAGYGAAGERCMAISVVVAVGDIADPLVEAIAARLPKIKIGDGATAGVDMGPLISAQHRDKVAGYIAAGASEGATVVADGRTSENLPDKGFFLGTTLLDNVTPQMTVYTDEIFGPVLSVVRVATYAEAVQLVNDNEYGNGTAIFTRDGGAARQFQFDVNAGMVGVNVPIPVPVAYYSFGGWKASLFGDSHMYGPDGIQFFTRGKVVTSRWPDPGTSAIDLGFPQTR; from the coding sequence ATGACTCACATTGCGCACTGGATCGGCGGCGCGGAGCGGCCCGGCACGTCCGGCCGGTTCGGCCCGGTCTTCAACCCCGCCACCGGCGAGCAGACCGCCGAGGTCGACCTGGCCTCGGCCGCTGAGGTCGCCGAGGCCGTCGCGATCGCCAAGGAGGCCGCCAAGGCCTGGCGCTCGGCGTCGCTGTCGAAGCGTTCCGCCGTGCTCTTCAAGTTCCGCGAGCTGCTGGCCGGGCGCACCGGCGAGCTCGCCGCGATCATCACGGCCGAGCACGGCAAGGTGCTCGCCGACGCCGCCGGTGAGATCGCCCGCGGTCTGGAGAACGTGGAGTTCGCCACCGGCATCCCGCACCTGATGAAGGGCTCGTTCTCCGAGCAGGCCGCCACCGGCGTGGACGTGTATTCGATCCGCCAGCCGCTCGGTGTGGTCGCCGGCATCACCCCGTTCAACTTCCCGGCGATGGTGCCGCTCTGGATGTGCGCCACCGCGATCGCCGCGGGCAACTCGTTCGTGCTCAAGCCGAGTGAGAAGGACCCGTCGGCGTCGCTGTGGCTGGCCCGCCTGTGGGCCGAGGCCGGCCTGCCGGAGGGCGTGTTCTCGGTGGTGAACGGGGACAAGGAGGCGGTCGACGCGCTGCTGACCCACCCGGACATCGCCGCGGTCAGCTTCGTCGGCTCCACCCCGATCGCGAAGTACATCTACGAGACCGGCACCGCGCACGGCAAGCGGGTCCAGGCGCTCGGCGGCGCGAAGAACCACATGATCGTCCTGCCGGACGCCGAGCTGGACGCGGCCGCCGACGCGGCGATCAGCGCCGGGTACGGCGCGGCCGGCGAGCGCTGCATGGCGATCTCGGTGGTGGTGGCCGTCGGTGACATCGCCGACCCGCTGGTCGAGGCGATCGCCGCCCGACTGCCGAAGATCAAGATCGGCGACGGCGCGACCGCCGGCGTCGACATGGGCCCGCTGATCAGCGCCCAGCACCGGGACAAGGTCGCCGGCTACATCGCGGCCGGGGCGTCCGAGGGCGCGACCGTGGTCGCCGACGGCCGCACCTCGGAGAACCTGCCGGACAAGGGCTTCTTCCTGGGCACCACGCTGCTCGACAACGTCACCCCGCAGATGACGGTCTACACCGACGAGATCTTCGGTCCGGTGCTGTCGGTCGTCCGGGTCGCCACCTACGCCGAGGCCGTCCAGCTCGTGAACGACAACGAGTACGGCAACGGCACCGCCATCTTCACCCGGGACGGCGGCGCGGCCCGGCAGTTCCAGTTCGACGTCAACGCCGGCATGGTCGGCGTGAACGTGCCGATCCCGGTCCCGGTCGCCTACTACTCGTTCGGCGGCTGGAAGGCGTCGCTCTTCGGCGACTCGCACATGTACGGGCCGGACGGCATCCAGTTCTTCACCCGCGGCAAGGTCGTCACGTCCCGCTGGCCGGACCCGGGAACCTCGGCGATCGACCTCGGCTTCCCGCAGACCCGATAA
- a CDS encoding aspartate aminotransferase family protein, whose amino-acid sequence MSDEQQVRADDRAHVFHSWSAQGLINPLPIEKALGSHFWDYTGKKYLDFSSQLVNINIGHQHPRLVAAIQEQAAKLCTIQPAFANDKRGEAARMIAEVAPGPLNKVFFTNGGAEANENAIRMARLHTGRHKVLSTYRSYHGSTATAITATGDPRRWPNEPTAVGVVHFWGPYPYRSPFYATSEAEESERALQHLRDTIVFEGPGTIAAVLIETVVGTNGILVPPPGYLAGVRALCDEFGIVFIADEVMAGFGRCGEWFAVDKWGVTPDLITFAKGVNSGYLPLGGVVISDEIAETFRERPFPGGLTYSGHPLAAASAVASMQIFKEEGIIEHARMLGDDVIGPGLAALKAKHPSIGDVRGLGVFWAIELIRDDEKTPLVPFNASGAAAGPMNDVAAACKERGLWPFTHFNRVHVVPPCTTSVEDVREGLAILDDALTVADGFYAS is encoded by the coding sequence GTGAGCGACGAACAGCAGGTGCGCGCGGACGACCGCGCCCACGTCTTCCACTCCTGGTCCGCCCAGGGCCTGATCAACCCGCTGCCGATCGAGAAGGCGCTGGGCAGCCACTTCTGGGACTACACCGGCAAGAAGTACCTGGACTTCTCGTCCCAGCTGGTGAACATCAACATCGGCCATCAGCACCCGCGCCTGGTCGCGGCGATCCAGGAGCAGGCCGCCAAGCTCTGCACCATCCAGCCGGCCTTCGCCAACGACAAGCGCGGCGAGGCGGCCCGGATGATCGCCGAGGTCGCCCCCGGCCCGCTGAACAAGGTGTTCTTCACCAACGGCGGCGCCGAGGCGAACGAGAACGCGATCCGGATGGCCCGGCTGCACACCGGCCGGCACAAGGTGCTCTCCACCTACCGCAGCTACCACGGCTCGACCGCCACCGCGATCACCGCGACCGGCGACCCGCGCCGCTGGCCGAACGAGCCGACCGCGGTCGGTGTCGTGCACTTCTGGGGTCCCTATCCGTACCGGTCGCCGTTCTACGCGACCTCCGAGGCCGAGGAGTCCGAGCGCGCGCTGCAGCACCTGCGCGACACGATCGTCTTCGAGGGCCCCGGCACGATCGCCGCGGTCCTGATCGAGACCGTGGTCGGGACCAACGGCATCCTGGTCCCGCCGCCCGGCTACCTGGCCGGCGTCCGGGCGCTCTGCGACGAGTTCGGCATCGTGTTCATCGCCGACGAGGTGATGGCCGGCTTCGGCCGCTGCGGCGAGTGGTTCGCGGTCGACAAGTGGGGCGTCACGCCCGACCTGATCACCTTCGCCAAGGGGGTGAACTCGGGTTACCTGCCGCTGGGCGGGGTGGTGATCTCCGACGAGATCGCCGAGACGTTCCGGGAGCGGCCGTTCCCGGGTGGCCTCACCTACTCCGGTCACCCGCTCGCCGCCGCCTCCGCGGTCGCCTCGATGCAGATCTTCAAGGAGGAGGGGATCATCGAGCACGCCCGCATGCTGGGCGACGACGTGATCGGTCCCGGCCTGGCCGCGCTCAAGGCGAAGCACCCCAGCATCGGTGACGTGCGCGGGCTGGGCGTCTTCTGGGCGATCGAGCTGATCCGCGACGACGAGAAGACGCCGCTGGTGCCGTTCAACGCGAGCGGCGCGGCGGCCGGGCCGATGAACGACGTGGCCGCGGCCTGCAAGGAGCGGGGGCTCTGGCCGTTCACCCACTTCAACCGGGTGCACGTGGTCCCGCCCTGCACGACGAGCGTGGAAGACGTCCGGGAGGGTCTCGCGATCCTGGACGACGCGTTGACCGTCGCCGACGGTTTTTATGCCTCCTGA